One Alkaliphilus sp. B6464 genomic window carries:
- a CDS encoding phosphate butyryltransferase, with translation MIKNFEELIETVKLGKLQKISVAVAQDKDVLSAVNNAHKIGISDSVLVGDKEKIEEMAKEINMDLNNFEVIDIKDKSEACAHAIKLVNEGYASLPMKGFVETSDILRAVLNPEYGLRTGNLISHVGVLEVAGYNRLFILSDAAMTIAPTLEDKVDIINSSVKIAHALGNRSPKVAILCAVEKVNPKMPATLDAAELTKMNEDGRIEGCLVKGPLALDNAVSIDAAKHKGIEHPVAGNADILIAPDIEAGNILNKSIEYFAKGEKAGVIMGAKTPIILTSRASSDMSKLHSIALAILIVQKLGKESA, from the coding sequence ATGATAAAAAACTTTGAAGAGTTAATAGAAACTGTTAAATTAGGAAAGCTACAAAAAATTTCTGTAGCAGTGGCGCAAGATAAAGATGTTTTATCCGCTGTTAATAATGCGCATAAAATTGGTATATCAGATTCAGTTTTAGTAGGTGATAAAGAAAAGATTGAAGAAATGGCTAAAGAAATTAATATGGATTTAAATAATTTTGAAGTTATAGACATTAAAGACAAATCGGAAGCTTGTGCACATGCTATTAAATTAGTAAATGAAGGCTATGCATCACTTCCTATGAAAGGCTTTGTGGAAACATCGGATATACTAAGAGCTGTATTGAATCCAGAATATGGTCTTAGGACAGGAAATTTAATTAGTCACGTTGGAGTATTAGAAGTAGCAGGATATAATAGATTATTTATTTTGAGTGATGCTGCTATGACAATAGCGCCCACATTAGAAGATAAAGTAGATATAATTAACAGCAGTGTTAAAATTGCACATGCTTTAGGAAATAGAAGTCCTAAGGTTGCTATACTATGTGCCGTTGAAAAGGTAAATCCTAAAATGCCTGCTACTTTAGATGCTGCAGAACTTACAAAGATGAATGAAGATGGTAGAATTGAAGGATGTTTAGTAAAAGGACCATTGGCTTTAGACAATGCAGTATCAATTGATGCTGCAAAACATAAAGGAATAGAACATCCTGTTGCAGGTAATGCTGATATTTTAATCGCACCAGATATAGAAGCTGGAAATATCCTAAATAAGTCTATAGAATATTTTGCTAAAGGTGAAAAAGCCGGTGTTATTATGGGTGCAAAGACACCGATTATTTTAACATCTAGAGCTAGCTCTGATATGTCAAAATTACACTCTATTGCTCTTGCTATATTAATTGTTCAAAAGCTCGGAAAGGAGTCAGCATAA
- a CDS encoding APC family permease, with protein sequence MEDRQLEKVLSKKDVLALAFGAMIGWGWVILAGLWIQKAGSLGAALAFGLGGIMIVFVGLTYAELTAAMPQSGGALVFSNKALGVNMSFICTWAMILGYVGVVAFEAVALPSVVEYLIPGFLQRHMYTIHGFDVYGSWVAVGVISSIVITAINYRGTKDAATLQAILTVVIAVSGIALMGGSTVTGNLANTKPFFVDGWNGIVAVAIATPFMFIGFDVIPQTASEINLPFKDIGKMLILSILMSVAWYVIIILSVSYVMSEQQLLSSVLVTADAMKIAFGNSDLAAKILIIGGLAGIVSSWNAFLIGGSRAMYALSQAKMLPEFLGKIHPKYNTPSNAILLIGGIASIAPFFGRSMLDWLANAGSFGIVIAYGIVSISFVVLRKKDPNMPRPYRIKNYKFVGYLAVILSGVMLLLYIPGLITIEWVIIGGWALLGLIFFITSKNKFIDFGKIPELKKSEN encoded by the coding sequence GTGGAAGACAGGCAATTGGAAAAAGTATTGAGTAAAAAGGACGTTTTAGCCCTTGCATTTGGTGCAATGATAGGGTGGGGCTGGGTAATCTTAGCAGGATTATGGATACAAAAAGCAGGTTCATTAGGTGCAGCCCTTGCATTTGGACTAGGTGGTATTATGATAGTATTTGTAGGCCTAACCTATGCAGAACTTACAGCTGCTATGCCACAATCTGGTGGGGCTCTTGTATTTAGTAATAAAGCCTTAGGTGTAAACATGTCCTTTATATGTACTTGGGCCATGATACTAGGTTATGTAGGGGTTGTTGCTTTTGAAGCAGTTGCTCTACCTAGTGTTGTAGAGTATCTAATACCTGGCTTTTTACAACGTCATATGTATACAATACATGGATTTGATGTATACGGCAGCTGGGTTGCAGTTGGAGTTATTAGCTCAATTGTTATTACAGCAATAAACTATCGTGGAACAAAAGATGCAGCTACCTTACAAGCGATTTTAACAGTAGTTATAGCAGTGTCAGGGATTGCATTAATGGGGGGTTCTACAGTAACTGGTAATTTAGCTAACACTAAGCCGTTTTTCGTAGATGGATGGAATGGAATAGTAGCTGTTGCTATTGCAACACCGTTTATGTTTATAGGTTTTGACGTAATTCCCCAGACAGCATCAGAGATTAATTTACCATTTAAGGATATTGGTAAGATGCTTATATTATCAATACTTATGTCAGTAGCATGGTATGTGATAATTATTCTGTCAGTATCCTATGTAATGAGTGAGCAACAATTATTATCATCTGTACTTGTAACAGCAGATGCAATGAAAATAGCATTTGGTAACAGTGACTTAGCAGCAAAGATTTTAATTATTGGAGGCTTAGCAGGTATTGTTTCTAGTTGGAATGCTTTTTTAATAGGAGGAAGTCGTGCAATGTATGCTCTGTCCCAAGCAAAAATGCTTCCAGAGTTTCTTGGTAAAATACATCCAAAGTACAATACTCCATCAAATGCAATTCTTTTAATAGGTGGTATTGCTAGTATAGCACCTTTCTTTGGAAGGAGTATGTTGGACTGGTTAGCCAATGCAGGTAGCTTTGGAATTGTTATTGCTTATGGTATAGTATCTATATCCTTTGTGGTTTTAAGAAAGAAAGATCCTAATATGCCTAGACCTTATAGGATAAAGAATTATAAGTTTGTAGGATATCTGGCTGTAATTCTATCTGGTGTAATGCTTCTATTATATATACCTGGACTAATTACTATTGAGTGGGTAATTATAGGAGGATGGGCACTATTAGGCTTAATATTTTTCATTACTTCAAAGAATAAATTTATTGATTTTGGAAAGATTCCAGAGCTTAAAAAATCAGAAAATTAA